The genomic segment AAGCAATTATTCCCCGATCAAGGTAACAGAGAATTCTAAGATATTAAAGAATTCCTCAAGTTTAATGCCCATGTCCTTTTTCGGATACAAACACTTCCAAATATTGTACGGCAAttcaagaacaaacaaaatcaagaaTGCCAGAACAAGGAAGACCAAGTCTTAAAGGGCCAAGAATGAGCCATGAAATTACTTAAGCAAAAAGGTCTAGgcgttccgttgtggctcagcagtaacgaacccaaccagtatccatgagaatgcgggttcgattcctggccttgctcagtgggttaaggatctggcattgctgtgagctgtggtgtaggtcgcagacgtggcttggatctggcgttgctgtggctctggggtaggccagtggctacagctccaattcgacccctagcctgggaacctccacatgccacagatgcagcctttaaaaaaaaaaaaaaaaaaaaaaaaaaagtctcaatgtTTGCAGTAAATGCCAGCTGTATTTCCAACCTACGCTACACAAAAATCTGGACGTGAATGGAAGTTCTtcaataattttctctctctctctccctctctctctctctctctttttttttttttttttttttttgtctttttgtctttttaggactgcacccgcagcatatggaagttctcaggctaggggttgaattggagctgtagccgccggcctacaccacagccacagcaacgcaggatctgagttgagtctgcgacctacaccacagctcatggcaacaccagatccttaacccactgagcgaggccagggatggaacccacaacctcatggttcctagtcggattcgtttccgctgcgccaataCAGAAACTccaattttctctctttatatattttattttattaacaaaattgaacttttaaaaataattctgtagCAGATACATAGACAAAGAGGACAAACTATGGTTACAAGTGAGGAGAGGGGAAGATACAAGCTGGGAATGAGGGACtgggagatacaaactattgggaGTAAGACAGGCTCAGGGATGTACCGCACAACGCAAGGAATACAGCCCATATcgtgtaataactgtaaatggaaaagaaccttttaaaattgcattaaaaataaaatcaaaaaaataaaaacagtactTTAAGTAGATCATTAATcaaaacaggaaacaaaggaTATTCCGAAGAGGTACTGACCTTTTCGCTATGATTTAAAGataagatttaaattaaaaagcttataagtttTTCTGAGGCTTTCTCCCTTATTAGTGTTTTCAGTGTAGTCCTGTCTAGATTAATCATTCAACCTCTGCATCCTCCTATGCAAATAATAGCACTTGTTTGGTGAGGATTACATGAAATGGGCTGTGTCAGAAACAATTTGTCGCCTATAGACACTGTTGAAAGGAAAGCAAGCCAAGGTTCTCCTGGTGGCCACTTTCTTTCTTAAGCTCcccaagaacaggaaaaaaaaatctccgcCCTTAAACTTTACCTCCTGAAAGTCGGGGTTCTTTGTATGTGCACATGTCTTCTGCTCTGTCTGCATCCcccacatattaaaaaaatctacccAAAATTTCAAGGACACAAAGCCATGAATCTTGACTTTTATTCTGCTAAAAGCTTTATCTTAGACTCTATTTGGGCTCTTCCATTGTTCTCAGATGAACTTTTTCAAGAGTCTCAAGTGGGTTCAGGATACAGTACACTAAAAAGgacagagttggagttcccgtcgtggcgcagtggttagcgaatccgactaggaaccatgaggttgcgggttcggtggGTAacccccttgctcagtgggttaacgatccggcgttgccgtgagctgtggtgtaggttgcagatgtggctcggatccagtgttgctgtggctgtggcataggccggtggctacagctccaattcaacccctagcctgggaacttccatatgccgcaggagcggcccaagaaatagcaaaaaaaaaaaaaaaaaaaaaaaaagacaaaaaaaattaaaaaaataaaaaggacagagTTATTGGTGGTGATTCTTATAACGCTACACAAATTTTGACCCTCAGCTGAGCTAACCACAGCCTATTTTGGTTTTCCTTAATTCAGGTAAATTCTGAGGACCAGACAGTCCATAGATGGGTACCACGCTGAGAATAACCAATAGCTCAGGGTTTCAGGTGTCTGAGTTCGTCCTGCTGGGGCTCCCGGGCATTCACGAGTGGCAGCACTGGCTCTCCCTGCCGCTGGCCCTGATCTACCTCATCGCTCTTGGTGCCAATCTCCTCATCTTGATCACAGTCCAACATGAGCCTAGTCTGCACCAGCCCATGTACCAGTTCCTTAGCATCTTGGCTATGGTGGATATTGGTCTGGCTACCACCATCATGCCCAAGATCCTGGCCGTCTTCTGGTTTAACGCCAAGACCATCAGTCTCCCTGAGTGCTTCGCGCAGATGTATGCCATCAATGCTTTCATGGGCATGGAGTCAGGCGTCTTCCTCTGCATGGCTGTGGACAGATACGTAGCCATCTGCCATCCGCTTCGGTACCCCTCCGTAGTCACTGGAGCGTTTGTGGTCAAAGTCACATTGTCCATGATACTCAGGAATGGCCTGTTGACCCTCCCAGTGCCCCTGCTGGCGGCTCGGAGACACTACTGCTCCCGGAACGAGATCGACCACTGCCTGTGCTCTAACTTGGGGGTCACCCGTCTAGCCTGTGATGACACTGCTATTAATAGGTTTTACCATTTGGCTTTGGCCTGGATTATGGTTGGGAGTGACATGGCTTTGGTCTTTGCTTCCTATGCTTGGATTATCCGCTCCGTGCTGAGGCTGAACTCTGCGGAAGCAGCATCTAAGGCCCtgagcacctgcagctcccatctcaccctcattctctttttctacACAGCCATCGTTGTGGTATCGGTCACCCATCTGGCAGGAAGAAAGTTTCCCTTCATCCCCGTTCTCCTCAACGTGCTGCACAGTGTCATCCCCCCAGCCCTTAACCCCGTGGTGTATGCGCTGAGGACCCAGGAACTGAGAATGGGCTTCCAGAAGGTGCTTGGGTTGGCTGGGAATGTGGCTAGGAAATAAGCCCGCTTTAAATGGCAGAAGTATATCGTTTGGTATTGCGGAATGAGCACAAGCTTTGGAGGCCAACAGTTCAGACTTTGGAGCCCACATCTCCCACTTGCTAGGGTCATCCGTTCAAATTAATTTACCTATTTGTGTATAGCACTTACTAGGTACTGATTGAAACACTTCACAAACATTAACTCATGGACTTGCCATAACAATCCTATGAAGCAAGACCAATTGTTATTTACACATTTCGCAGATGAGGCAAGAAAGttgagaaacttgcccaaggtcaaatgGGAAGGAAGTTGTAGAGTGAGATTGGAATCCAAGCAAAACTGGAgctcccgtcgcggctcagtggttaatgaatctgaccagcatccctgaggacacaggttccatccctggcctcgctcactgggtgaaggatccggcattgccgtgagctgtggtgtaggtcacaggcgtggcttggatcctgtgttgctatggctgtggtgtaggcctgcagcaacagctccgatttgacccctaacctgggaacctccatatgccacaggtgcagccctaaaaagacaaaaaaaaaaaaaaaaaaaaaatctttaaagggaCATAGAGAGACTGGAACACTAAGAAACTAGTGAAAATTTGGGGGCCACGACcagaatgcaaaagaaaattcaaacttATTTTCAGTTCCAAAATATAACAAAAGCTTAGAAGTTGTCACTCCCTTAGATCAAGACAAAGCTGGACAAACTAAAAATTAACCACTCTTCTGGACCCATCAGAGAACTGAGGTCACAGGGCTAAACAACACCCTGGAGTCAGAAAAACACCTCCCCCTGGGTGGGATAGGGCTCTGTGAATGTCTTCCCCTGGAGAGGAGGCCCCTCTCAGGGAGAATGCTCCGGGCTTATCTCACAATCCGTTCTCAGATCCTTACAATGAGAAGCTGCTGGAGTCGCTGGGTGTAGAGTGCGGAGCTTGGCTAAGACGGCAGCTCCAAGTACTTCTCGTTTTCGTGCTAGTCGACACTCATCCTCCGGGATTTGTCAAAATTACCTTTGAAGTCTTCCCACCAGTTTATGGCTCCAGCAGCTTTTgctccctttttgtttgtttgtttttgtttttgtttttttgtcttttagggcagcatgcactgcatatgaaggttcccgccCCGGGCTAGGGttcagattggagctatagcttctggcctacaccacagccacagcaacgcaggatctgagttgagtctgcgacctgcaccacagctcacagcaatgacagatcattaacccactgagccaggccagggatcaaacctgcgtcctcatggatactagtcagatttgtttccactgagccacaataggaactccagcttctGCTCCTATTAGCCAGACTCTCTGCATTCTATGTATTCACCGTCTGTCCAAATGTGGGGCTAGAGCTAGCCTGCAATGCCAATTCTTGATGAATCCAAGGAAAAtcattgaatttccttttttttttttagctttttgttgTAAGAGTAGTGTGATGATTCAAAGTTCTTTGTATGTCAGAAGCTCTAGTACTGGATTATAACTAAAGTACAAAATACATATCCATGAGTCCACACTGATTGTAAATAAATGATcctatatgtatacattatatgtgtgtgtgtgtgtgtgtgtgtgtgtgtacttttgtctttttagggccacattcacttcatatggaggttcccaggctggggtcaaatcagaactacagctgccagcctacaccacggccacagcaacaccagatccgagccatgtctgtgacctacaccacagctgatggcaatgctggatccttaacccacccagtgaggccaagaatcgaacctgcatcctcatggaaactagtcagattcgtttccgctgagccctgaggggaactccccaaccaaGCTTTTAGACACAAAGAACAGATGTGTGGCTGCCAGAGGTTGAGGAAGGGGGCAAAATGGGTCGAGGGGTCAGCAGGGTCCAAACCTCCAGTCATAGATAAAGAAATCAGAGGGCTGTAATGCCCAGCATGGCAGCGCTGGTTCATCACAGCGTGTTGCAtagttgaaagttgctaagagagcgTCCTCATCACCAAAGAAAGTCTGAGACCATGTGTGGGGATGGATGTTAACCAGACGTATTATGAccattttgcaatatacacagatcttgaatcactatattgttcACCTGAACATAATATAATATGTTGACTATGcaccaatatttctttttattctaatttgAGTGGGCCATTGCTGCCCTACTGGGTTTCTTTCTGCTATGATGCCTATTCAGGTAGTTAGCATGGAAAACATTAGCAagagcagtttctttctttttttttttttaagtagagttggtttataatgttgggcccatttctgtggtacagcaaagtgacccacttatacaaacatatacattctttttctcatatgatctgCCATCACGCTGTATCCCTGAGATTGGatagagtgccctgtgctatgcaataggacctTCCTGCATATCTATTTTAAATGCcatcatttgcatctactaaccccaaactccaagtccatcccaccaCCACACGCAGTTTCAATGCAATGATAAGATTTTACATGACCATAGATTAAAAAGTGAAGAAGTCAGGGTAACACACAAAGATGACTCTGAAAAGAGAGTAGGTCGTGAAAGGCAGATCCTGAGGATACAGGAATGAGACTGGAAGGTGCCATGGACAGACTTAGGGAGAAGTGTGTGGAACAGAGATTTTGTTTTAAGTTGACCATCCTTAGAATCTTCATTTACTGAGGTGCATAATATGGGAGAGGAGAAGACGGTTGACGGAGGGGAAAAGGATACACTCAGTCCTGCTGTGTCACTAGGTAAGAACATAGAAATATGTCCCAACACCAGCAATGTGTTACGAAACCCTATGAGCATAACTGAATTGCGCATTTGCCTTTGGGCAACTTTGTCCACTAGTTGCACTGGTGGAATGCAGAAAACTGCACCAAGCTGGCGACAAGCCGCCTGGAAGTACAgcaaacacacatgtgcacacactctAATATCCACCAGCTACCTTTGTTCACGTCACAGCTCTCCAGCTGACTTCAGATAAAGTTCCTTTTACCACTTCAAATAACCCACCAGCTGCCACCCTTTTACCTGCTGCCACAAGCAAGTTCGGTGCCTTTTCGAAAAAGTGTCACCGTTTATATTGCTCTTATTTAACATGTGTAAAAGTCGGCTactgtttattgtttgttttctctctcttttttaaaatatgtcactaAGTTTTGAGTACTGCGCTCATAACTCCATTTTTCCATAAATCCTGGGGATTTCGTGTGGGATTTTTGCACAGCACGGTAATGTTTCAGAATCCGTGTGCCACATTATAAAAGAACTGGCTGCCCTTGCTAGAGTAAGTGGGGAGGAACCCAAGCCTAGAACACACCTCCACCAACAATTCAACCTGGCAGAGCTGTCCAcctggcagccctgcccccaggactAGGCTTAAATAGGACTGTTCCCAGGATCACCAAGACAAAGCTTCAGAGCCACCAGGGGCCGTCCTGCCAGCGTGAGTAAACAGCCCGCCCCAGGGGTGCTTCCGTGAGACTGAGGGTTGCCACGGGATGGGCCAGGGAGGGTCAGACCAGGACCAGGTCATTCCCACGGTGATGCTTCACCAAAACCCCAGGCGTGGTAGAGAGAGGGCTAGATCTGCTCTGGGCAACAAACGGCCAAGCAGAGGCAGCAGGAGTCAGGAGAGGGGAAACAGCCCGAGAGGAAGCACCGGCCCGCGGCCATCCATCTTCACGGCCCCCTGCAGCAGCAAGTGAGCCAGCCCATGCCAAGGCAGTGGGAGCAGCGTCGGTGGAGGCCGTCCATCCCCCTAGGAGTCTGTCCTGGCCTCGAAATCTGGCTCGCTCTCCTCGGATCTCTCAAGCTGTCTTTCTTTGCCTTCCATCCGTCTCTTGacctgggcagagggaagagctgtATCTGGGAACAAGGCCAAGGACATGAGCTCTCGTCCGTGGTGGACGTGATGGGACTCTCCAGCCAGAGGACTGCACGAAGGAAACCTCTTGGCTCTCACAGCGTCAGACACACAGGAGGCTCGCAATAAAAAACTGGTGAGTAAATGGGCAAACCAAGTGATTCTTGAGCAATAAATGATAAAGCAAAGATTCCCCAAATCAGAGAATTTTATGAATTGCAAGGTTCCATTCTTTCATGATTTCGACACTGTTTGTTCTATTACACTCTTTGTTCTAATACACTGTTTGTTCCATTAGTAAAACGCCACCACCACCGTCAGCGTGAAATTTAACAGGCGTATTAAATCAACCAAGCAGAGAAAATACGATGGGCTTCTATCActattttctgattaaaataaaacagaaaaacataaataagagaTACAACACCTGAAAAGGAGGAGTCGAAGTtgtcatttttataacatttatggGGCCTTAcaaggaaatcagagaaaaaaacaaagtaaaatgtgTTTATAACGGACGATGAAATAGACAGACTCTAAAGCAAAATAACAGAAATCAGCAGATTTCCTACCACTAGCACCAATTAATTAGAAAATCTACTCTAGAAACAAAGGccactcaaaaaaattttaaatatagtaagagaaaataatgtgaaatattaAGACATAGAAATAATACCTTTAGTGACaggtattaaaaaattttaagtaaagaaagAGATGCAAAGAATTActgaataataaagaaaacatttttaagatgtcaattttataaattaatattcatatttcataAGATCCCAATTAAAtgtgatatttaatatttaaatatttaatattttactattttaatttaatattattttataataaaataattttatattctatttatatatttatattaacataatatttatattaaatttaatatttaaattaaatatttaaacactaATATTTAAAGACTCTATTCTGTCTTTCATACTTACCTCCTGAGAAATCAGACTGCTCACAATGATTGTGTCCCCTGCTTTGTGTCCGATGTCCTCCTGTTCCAAGTAAAAAACCATCGTTGAATGACATGAAGCGAATAACTGACTCCTCTCTGACTCTATGGTTCTGCTGTAATCTTCCTTTGAGGACCTCTTTCGTCCATCTCAGTTGctctttctgaaaattttccagaCACAAAAGAGATCTGGGAAATACCATGATCAATGGACGTGCGAGTCAACAGGGCATCTTTAAAGTAAATCTGAATCTCAGCTGAAAACTTAACCAAGATTCCTTCTCATTTCCCTGTATCTACAGACAGACACTAAGGATTAAGATGCCTCGAGATGTGTATACCTCCCAGAGTGCTACCAATAGCTCAGGGTTTCAGGTGTCCGAGTTCGTCCTGCTGGGGCTCCCGGGCATTCACGAGTGGCAGCACTGGCTCTCCCTGCCGCTGGCTCTGCTCTACCTCTTAGCCCTCGGTGCCAATCTCCTCATCGTGATCACCATCCACCATGAGCTTAACCTGCACCAGCCCATGTACCAATTGCTTAGTGTCCTGGCTGTAGTGGACATTGGCTTGGCTACGACCATCATGCCCAGAATTCTGGCCATCTTCTGGTTTGATGCCAAGGCCGTTAGCCTCCCTGAGTGTTTTGCTCAGATCTACGCTGTCCACTGTTTTACTACCATGGAGTCAGGCGTCTTCCTCTGCATGGCTGTGGATCGATATGTAGCCATCTGCCACCCACTCCGGTACCCCTCCGTAGTCACTGGAGTTTTTGTGGTCAAAGCCGTGGTGTTCATGGTGCTTAGGAACGTCCTGCTAACCATCCCAGTGCCTGTACTGGCTGCCCAGAGATGCTACTGCTCCAAGAACGAAATCGAGCACTGCATGTGCTCAAACCCGGGGGTCACTGGCTTGGCCTGCGATGACATCACCATCAATAGGTTTTATCAGCTGGCTTTGGCGTGGGTCATTGGGGGAAGTGACATGGCTCTGGTCTTTATTTCCTACGTTCTGATCTTTCGCTCTGTGCTGAGGCTGAACTCTGCTGAGGCAATAGTCAAGGCTCTGAGCACCTGCAGCTCTCATCTCAtcctcatcttctttttctaCACAACCATTGTTGTAGTGTCCATAGCCCAGCTGGCCGGAAAAGCCGTTCCCATCTTCCCTGTCCTTCTCAACGTGCTTAACATTGTCATTCCCCCAGCCCTTAACCCCATGGTGTATGCTCTGAGGACCCATGAGCTCAGAGTGGGCTTCCAGAGGGTGCTTGGGTTGCATGAGAACGTGTTCCAGAAGTGACACCACCTTAAAGATGTGCTGTGCTGCAAAGGAGCACAGGTTTTAAAGCCCAACAAATACAGGTGTGAATTTGATCTTCCCCTTTCATTAGGAAATATAATGTGTTAGCTAACACATGAACAAAATTCACGtctcttgaaataaaaaaaaattataaatgaaaataaatataagaggTAATTCCTGCCTACGCAGAACTACATACATGGCtttcaatgggaaaaaattttacatttaaaagttGCAAGCATGGAAATAACTCagatgtccatcagctgatgactagattaaaaaaaataaggtctatccatattttaaatatttttaggcaacaaaaaggaatgaatcaCTGACACTACCAACACCTGCTACAGCATGGACGAACCTTTAAAACATTATGCTACTTAAAGAAGCTAGACATAAAGGTCATATATTGTATATTTCCATATACATGAAAGGTGCataataggcaaatccatagagacagaaagcagacagTGTTTGTCAGAGGCTGGGACGTTGGGCATGGGGAGTGACAATGACTGCGAATGGGTAACAGATCCCTTCTtgcaatgataaaaatgttctagaattggTGAGTGGTAGTTGCATAACTCTATGACTATAtgaaaaaccattgaattgtaccCTTTAAATTTACAGTATGTGAATTAagtggttgttttttaaaatgtagccaaATTCCTGTCTAACAGTCAAAGCAGCAGATCTTCAATCAGTGGAGTAAAAAATCATTATGTGTGGCAAGAATGTAATAAACTCTTTTACAGCTTGACAAAGGCTGTCCTCCTTCACATTCTGTGGACTCCATTTGTACTGGAACCAAGACGCTTTTTGGAATAAAAGTAATGAGACCATCTGCCCCATAATCTCTTCGTTTTGGAGTTTAATATAATATGACCTTCCttgaggagtggataaagacgaTCCCAACAGAGTCTAGACCTATCTGCATCTCTTtgttgtgaatttctttttttaattgaagtatagttgtttaccAAATTATATTCGTTTCAGGCTTTTTTTCACACAGATATAATAGAGATGACAGATGGAGGAGGCTCGTTCCCATCCTCCCCGTGGTTTAATATCCTTGCCCTTCCTGCAGTCTGGCTTTTAAGTCTTCAATCTGATGAGAACGTAAGTTCCAGTTTTGCTTACAACCTGTGTTCTGTTTTGGTCAACTGCATCCCAGGAGACAGAACACAGTCTTTGGCAACTTACCTAAACTCCCTGCTGTTTTTCTCATGTGTACACCGGGAGCATTCACTATTTCCATGTGTCATTAGGAGGTtgataaaattgaaagaaaatgggagaaaatacgcACAGCCCATAGagaggtaatttttaaatttttgcgaTAAAAGTCAAAGCCTGGACAAATGGCCCCAAGTGCCTTTTTGGTGGCGTCTAAATGAATGTTTACTGGTTTTATCGCTCGAGTGAAACTGGACAAAAGAACATGTGATAAGAGGGAGGGACGAACCAGCAGAGAACTgaggctttttagggctgccaaaCAGCTATTCCGTATCAAACCACGGTGGTGAACAGGTGGTATTATActtttgtcaaaactcatagaatgtaaacagcacaaatgaactatctacagaaaagaaacaaactcatggacttggggaacagcCTTGTAGTTGCCacggggaagagggagggaatgggatggactgggagtttggggttaatcgatgcaaactattacattcggaatgcataagcaatgagatcctgctgtagagcacagggaaccatatctagtcacttgtgatggaacatgatggacgacaatgtgagaaaaagaatgtgtgtgtgtgtgtgagagagagagagagagagagactgggtcactttgctgtacagcagaaactgatagaacatcataaatcaactatgatagaaaaataaaaatctttaaaaaataaataaataaaaatgaaaagttccaACCCTTTGGTTGGcccatcaaaacaaaacaaaacaaaacagacaaaaaacgcTCATAGAATGTGCAGCACCAGATTCCCCATCATGGTGTAGAATATGGATACTGGGGTAGTTCATTACGTGTATGGGGGCAAGGGGTATTTACAAACCTTCTGCCATTTTCACCCACTTATGCCTTAAAccaaaaatgctttgaaaaatgaagtcttttaaagaaattaaaaaaaaaaaactgtatgtttAGCACAGGACCTCTGCAGCCCCCACTACCTAACAAATTCTGTGTGAAGGACTCAGAGGAGCGTAGATTTAGCGTCTTTTCCAATGTATTTTAAGAGTAAAATAGAAGGTTCTGGACCATGCACTGAGGACAGCCTTCATGAAGCTGGTGGACGAATCCGCGCGTGGGCATCAGCTCCTTGGAAGACAGGCCCGGGATGGCTGTGAGCAgtgctaggaaccacgaggtacCAGCCTGAGCGGTTTAATGCAGGGCAGGACATGAAGGCAGAAAACCCACAGCAGAGCTACAGGTAACCCGCCCTTCACCTGGGATGCGCAGATTTGAGGGCTGGGTTTGGAGACAGCATGAGAAGAGAAGCTGCCTTCTTTTCCAACAGGTCAGGCTGACTCTTCCCTCAGGGGTCAGCAATTTCAGATCCAACATGCAGGAGAGAGAGACGTTATCACGAAGAGGGCTCCAGATTAACCCAGTCGCACCCATGTATTCACCTGGAGGGGGCATAAGAATAACTGCAGTGCCCTATATAGAGTATTTGGAGGCTTGAAAATGGCCCCAAACACAGCTTCATCTCATCCTCATTAAATCCTATAGGTTAAATTTGCTTCTCATGGTTCAAAAATTATGAAGATCAGACTAACCCAggattcccgctgtggtgcaatgggataggtgacatctctgcagcgccaggacgcaggtttgatcccgtgCCCcacacagcgggttaaaggatccagcattgctgcagccatggtgtaggctcagatctgatccctggcctgggaactccacgtgacgcgaggcagccaaaaaagaaaaacaaaataagactaattttcatttattacacCCAACATAATTACTTGATattcacacagagaaaaaaaaaataacattgtagGTTGAATGACTACTGATTTCTCTCCTCCACGTGTTTTTCCCCCAGATCTAAGACATAACTGACAGGTGACATGCTGAGTTTTAGGTGTTTGGTGTATTGATTGATTTGATGCGcttgtatatttcaaaatgatgacACGCGGCCTTGTAACATCTCCATCATATCACATAATTATCTTCTCTTTGGGGGGATGTGAAGAGTTAAATCTACTCGCTAAGCAAACTTTCAACTTTCAggataatacagtatttttagcTGCCATTATCATCACTgaacattagatccccagaacttaatTGTCTTAGGACTGGAAATTTGCATCCTTGGACCAGCATATTTTCACTTCCCCCACggtccccccagcccctggtaacaaccattcttccttttctgtgagcttggggggggggggttagatTCCACAAGTGAATGTTCtatacattatttgtctttctgatgatTTTCTTTCACTCTCACCCTTCgcattcctgcctccctctttcacgTATAAAAACCCTTGTTATTGCAGGGACCTCACTCACATAATCCACACATCTGCTCGTTCACaatcttaattccatctgcaaccttaattcccctttgccatgtatTCTAACACACAGGATCTAGGGATTAGGATGGAGATATCTTCAGAGGGCATATTCTGCCTCCCAcagagggttttaaaaaaaactcagagccttccagaaatggaaaaatgaccTGTTTCTAAACACCAAAGAGTAAGACATGATTTTTAAGAGCTTCAAGCAAAAGTTCCCTTAAATACTGTCAGTTAATTAAAGTGCCTACACTGGAGCTGGGGAAGTACCTGGATGGGACTTTGGGGTTCTGTCCCATGGAGAGGACCTGAGTGTGTTCTcttggagggaagaagagaaaaaagaaatattaagccGTCAAGAGCACAGAGGGTGGCAGAGACAAATCATACTCACTGCGAACCCACGAACACGCCTACATGCCTCACCTCCCCTTGCACTTGAATTGGGGCCTTGCAGAGGCCACATCTTCAACAATGAACGTGTGAGCAAAAGCGACGAGTGAGTTCAAAACCAAGGCGGTTCCTTCCCGGAGGGCTtcaccctccctctctttccctgcaTTGGCCACTCTGAGAAGCGCATGGTTGGGACAACTTCACAAGACGACGGGATCTAGCATCCC from the Sus scrofa isolate TJ Tabasco breed Duroc chromosome 9, Sscrofa11.1, whole genome shotgun sequence genome contains:
- the LOC100514306 gene encoding olfactory receptor 688-like, which gives rise to MGTTLRITNSSGFQVSEFVLLGLPGIHEWQHWLSLPLALIYLIALGANLLILITVQHEPSLHQPMYQFLSILAMVDIGLATTIMPKILAVFWFNAKTISLPECFAQMYAINAFMGMESGVFLCMAVDRYVAICHPLRYPSVVTGAFVVKVTLSMILRNGLLTLPVPLLAARRHYCSRNEIDHCLCSNLGVTRLACDDTAINRFYHLALAWIMVGSDMALVFASYAWIIRSVLRLNSAEAASKALSTCSSHLTLILFFYTAIVVVSVTHLAGRKFPFIPVLLNVLHSVIPPALNPVVYALRTQELRMGFQKVLGLAGNVARK
- the LOC100519856 gene encoding olfactory receptor 688-like; its protein translation is MPRDVYTSQSATNSSGFQVSEFVLLGLPGIHEWQHWLSLPLALLYLLALGANLLIVITIHHELNLHQPMYQLLSVLAVVDIGLATTIMPRILAIFWFDAKAVSLPECFAQIYAVHCFTTMESGVFLCMAVDRYVAICHPLRYPSVVTGVFVVKAVVFMVLRNVLLTIPVPVLAAQRCYCSKNEIEHCMCSNPGVTGLACDDITINRFYQLALAWVIGGSDMALVFISYVLIFRSVLRLNSAEAIVKALSTCSSHLILIFFFYTTIVVVSIAQLAGKAVPIFPVLLNVLNIVIPPALNPMVYALRTHELRVGFQRVLGLHENVFQK